A genomic stretch from Erigeron canadensis isolate Cc75 chromosome 9, C_canadensis_v1, whole genome shotgun sequence includes:
- the LOC122583234 gene encoding uncharacterized protein LOC122583234 gives MVEIPVPQEWKELWNRWDLRGFIILSLSLQTFLIFVAPLRNRIKSKWVMVPLWSAYLLADWAATFAVGLISNSQANPSGDYYCHRKVRIAVENEDLLAFWGSFLLVHLGGPDTITAFALEDNELWLRHLFGLVFQCIAAVYVFVQSLPQNRLWIPTMLMFITGIIKYAERTRSLYLASANRFKHSLLNPADPGTNYAKLMLEYQSRMEANLPTRFHFVQEPAAIGGTKSTDTPDKKGRLTELEVVQYGYQLFNKFKGLVVELYFSRREQNECRDFFLNRNAEDAFKVVEGLFAEFSL, from the exons ATGGTGGAAATTCCAGTCCCTCAAGAATGGAAAGAGTTATGGAATAGATGGGATCTCCGAGGCTTCATCATCTTAAGTCTTTCCTTGCAAACCTTTCTTATATTCGTTGCTCCTTTGAGGAATCGAATTAAAAGCAAGTGGGTAATGGTGCCGTTGTGGTCTGCCTACTTGCTAGCCGATTGGGCGGCTACCTTTGCCGTTGGGCTTATTTCAAACAGCCAAGCTAACCCAAGTGGCGACTACTACTGTCACAGAAAGGTTAGGATCGCCGTCGAGAATGAGGACCTTCTTGCCTTCTGGGGGTCGTTTCTTTTGGTGCACCTTGGTGGTCCGGACACCATTACTGCTTTCGCCTTGGAGGATAACGAGTTGTGGCTCCGCCATCTTTTTGGTCTCGTTTTCCAGTGCATAGCCGCGGTTTATGTGTTTGTTCAGTCTCTGCCACAAAACCGACTATGGATTCCTACAATGTTGATGTTTATCACGGGAATCATCAAATACGCTGAGAGAACCAGGTCGCTTTATCTTGCAAGTGCCAATAGATTCAAACATTCATTGCTGAACCCAGCCGACCCAGGCACCAATTATGCAAAACTAATGCTTGAATACCAATCCAGGATGGAAGCAAACCTACCCACTAGATTTCATTTTGTTCAGGAGCCAGCAGCTATAGGTGGTACCAAATCAACCGATACGCCTGATAAAAAAGGAAGGTTAACAGAGTTGGAGGTGGTTCAGTATGGTTACCAGTTGTTTAATAAATTCAAAGGGCTGGTTGTCGAATTGTATTTCAGCCGAAGGGAACAGAATGAGTGTCGAGATTTCTTCTTAAATCGGAATGCAGAAGATGCTTTTAAAGTGGTTGAG GGGCTATTTGCCGAGTTTTCTCTTTAG
- the LOC122583235 gene encoding secreted RxLR effector protein 161-like, with the protein MDTPIQKNHQLGMFSFNDPEADPTRYRAMIGSLMYLKASRPNIMFAVCMCARYQSCPRESHMKAVKRYLRYLKGKPVLGLWYSIGGDFKFIASIDTYYGGCNFDRKSTSGGCQFLRGRLVSWQCKKQTSVAISSCEAEYMAAVRCCSQVLWIQQQLRDYGQNFLCTLIKIHN; encoded by the coding sequence ATGGATACTCCTATACAAAAGAACCATCAACTTGGGATGTTTTCCTTTAATGATCCAGAAGCTGATCCTACTCGTTATAGGGCCATGATAGGTTCCTTGATGTATCTTAAAGCATCAAGACCAAATATCATGTTTGCGGTTTGTATGTGTGCACGTTATCAGTCATGTCCCAGAGAAAGCCATATGAAAGCAGTTAAGCGATATCTTCGCTACCTCAAAGGGAAACCAGTGTTGGGTCTTTGGTATTCGATTGGGGGAGACTTTAAGTTCATAGCGTCTATAGATACTTACTATGGTGGCTGCAACTTTGATAGGAAATCGACTTCAGGTGGATGTCAGTTCTTAAGGGGGAGATTGGTTTCATGGCAatgtaagaagcaaacttcggTTGCAATCTCGTCTTGCGAGGCAGAATATATGGCAGCTGTTAGATGTTGTTCACAGGTTctatggattcagcaacaactgcgcgattacgGTCAAAATTTCCTTTGTACTCTCATAAAGATACACAATTAA